A window of Candidatus Thermoplasmatota archaeon contains these coding sequences:
- a CDS encoding DUF6125 family protein has protein sequence MSREQDRKLLSDLTEDKLHDFIFMHLRNLWAVDGLYFLGIEEDFGTDAAREIDRRVWEAMGKIEARKLKEFLGIKGNDIQSMMKALQYSSWALDLEDKEVIVEKNHAIIRNVKCRVQNTRINKGLGEFGCKPVRFGFLKAFAREFNPDIEVKCNVCPPDKHPSDLWCEWEFKLKRR, from the coding sequence ATGAGCAGAGAGCAAGATAGGAAGCTGTTATCTGATTTAACTGAGGATAAGCTTCATGATTTTATATTCATGCATCTTCGTAACCTCTGGGCTGTTGATGGTTTGTATTTCCTTGGCATTGAAGAGGATTTTGGTACAGATGCTGCAAGAGAGATTGATCGCAGAGTCTGGGAGGCTATGGGGAAGATTGAAGCAAGGAAACTAAAAGAGTTCCTGGGAATAAAAGGGAATGATATACAGTCTATGATGAAGGCATTGCAGTACTCTAGTTGGGCTCTTGATCTTGAGGACAAAGAAGTTATTGTTGAAAAAAACCATGCAATAATTAGGAATGTTAAATGTCGTGTGCAAAACACACGTATAAACAAGGGTCTTGGTGAGTTTGGTTGCAAGCCTGTTAGATTTGGTTTTTTGAAGGCTTTTGCTAGAGAGTTCAACCCTGATATTGAGGTTAAGTGTAATGTTTGTCCACCTGACAAGCACCCGAGTGATTTATGGTGTGAGTGGGAGTTTAAGTTGAAGAGGAGATGA
- a CDS encoding acyl-CoA synthetase encodes MGEFNYEKEFKSWKWDIPENYNIGYDVCDKHAEGKKKDKIALFWENFEGKTKRFTFGEISSLSNQFGNVLKKLGFKEGDRFLIRLPNIPEFQVSFIGGVKIGAVPIPSSVMFRSHEVEYRVNDSGSKAVITTPKYAKEVHEVEKNCPTLRNIIVVGDAEKNEISYDDLMKTASSSIKLEQTRSDDMAFFCYTSGTTGNPKGAVHLHRWVPGNDPSVLYWQDARENDVVAHTGDLNWIYPLGNGFLYVWRWGITTFVHEGRFDAEHWFSLMEKYKVTNLASVPTAYRMFLTVKDAEKRFDLSSLRHCISAGEPLNPKVISEWKRRFGLDILDGIGMTEVMVYVSNMRGMRIKPGSCGRPQPGHVCALVNEDGEPVAQGESGVLAVDEKDPGLFKEYWNKPDKTSESFKNGWFLSGDVLYQDEDGYFWFSGRNDDLIKASGYRISPFEVESAIISHPDVLECAVVASPDEMRGTIIKAYVILHDKNKASEKLVKEIQEHTKRVAAPYKYPREIEFVTELPKTQSGKIKRKELRELEMKKKGVMK; translated from the coding sequence ATGGGGGAGTTCAATTACGAAAAAGAGTTCAAGAGTTGGAAATGGGATATACCAGAGAACTATAACATAGGTTATGATGTTTGTGATAAACACGCTGAAGGAAAGAAAAAAGATAAAATAGCGCTTTTTTGGGAGAATTTTGAGGGGAAAACAAAGAGGTTCACGTTCGGTGAGATAAGTAGTCTCTCAAACCAGTTTGGTAATGTTTTGAAAAAGCTGGGTTTCAAAGAAGGTGATCGTTTCCTTATAAGGTTGCCGAATATACCTGAGTTCCAGGTTTCTTTTATTGGTGGTGTGAAGATAGGTGCTGTGCCTATACCATCTAGTGTGATGTTCAGGTCACATGAGGTGGAGTATAGGGTTAATGACAGTGGCTCTAAGGCTGTTATAACGACACCGAAGTATGCTAAAGAGGTACATGAGGTTGAGAAGAATTGCCCTACTTTGAGGAACATCATTGTTGTTGGTGATGCTGAGAAAAATGAGATTTCTTATGATGATCTTATGAAAACTGCCTCGTCTTCCATTAAACTTGAGCAAACAAGAAGCGATGATATGGCGTTTTTCTGTTATACATCTGGTACTACTGGTAACCCTAAGGGTGCTGTTCATCTACATAGATGGGTGCCTGGTAATGATCCCAGTGTTCTTTATTGGCAGGATGCAAGAGAAAACGATGTTGTTGCTCATACAGGTGATTTGAATTGGATTTACCCATTGGGTAATGGTTTTTTGTATGTGTGGCGTTGGGGTATAACTACTTTTGTTCATGAGGGGCGTTTCGATGCTGAGCACTGGTTTAGTTTGATGGAGAAATACAAGGTTACTAATCTTGCATCTGTACCAACTGCATATAGGATGTTTTTAACTGTTAAGGATGCTGAGAAAAGGTTTGATCTTTCGTCTTTGCGTCATTGTATTTCTGCTGGTGAGCCTTTGAACCCTAAGGTTATTAGCGAGTGGAAGCGTAGATTTGGTTTGGATATACTGGATGGTATTGGTATGACTGAGGTTATGGTCTATGTATCCAATATGAGAGGCATGAGGATTAAACCTGGTTCTTGTGGTAGACCTCAACCTGGTCATGTTTGTGCTCTTGTTAATGAGGATGGGGAGCCTGTTGCGCAGGGTGAGTCAGGTGTTTTAGCTGTTGATGAAAAAGATCCTGGTTTGTTCAAAGAATATTGGAATAAACCAGATAAAACAAGCGAGAGTTTCAAAAACGGTTGGTTCCTTAGCGGTGACGTGCTTTATCAGGATGAGGATGGGTATTTTTGGTTTAGTGGTAGAAACGATGATTTAATCAAGGCTAGTGGTTATCGTATTTCGCCTTTTGAGGTGGAGTCAGCTATTATTTCTCATCCTGATGTGCTTGAGTGTGCTGTTGTTGCTAGCCCTGATGAGATGCGTGGTACAATCATCAAGGCGTATGTTATTCTCCATGATAAGAATAAGGCTTCTGAAAAGCTTGTTAAGGAGATTCAGGAGCATACAAAAAGGGTTGCTGCTCCGTATAAGTATCCTCGTGAGATAGAGTTTGTTACTGAGCTTCCTAAAACTCAGAGTGGGAAAATCAAAAGAAAAGAGCTTAGGGAGCTTGAAATGAAGAAAAAGGGTGTGATGAAATGA
- a CDS encoding electron transfer flavoprotein subunit beta/FixA family protein, translating into MNIVVCAKQVVDVSEIKVDSSTKKPILSGVPQKISDIDKNALEEAIRIKEKHGGKITVVTVGPSDAKERIKELLAMGADEGVLVVPPQNADYSVVSHILAGAIKKIGGYDIVLCGEASIDMFSGQMGPRVAGLLNIPQITYAQNVVVEKDKVVSERNLGDKAVTIESPYPVLITVTKEINQPRLPSLMQILASSSKPIHKWSASDVASGKLEPKIKTVDIKGVPMVRKNVIFHDDLDQCVNKLVDELAKVGVLR; encoded by the coding sequence ATGAATATAGTTGTTTGTGCTAAGCAGGTTGTTGATGTATCTGAGATAAAGGTTGATTCTAGTACGAAGAAACCTATACTATCTGGTGTGCCGCAGAAGATTAGTGACATTGATAAGAACGCGCTTGAAGAGGCGATTAGGATAAAGGAGAAACATGGTGGGAAAATAACTGTTGTTACTGTTGGTCCATCTGATGCAAAGGAGCGTATAAAGGAGTTGCTTGCTATGGGTGCTGATGAGGGTGTTTTAGTTGTTCCACCGCAGAACGCTGATTACTCTGTTGTGTCACATATACTTGCTGGTGCTATTAAAAAAATCGGGGGGTATGATATTGTTCTTTGTGGTGAGGCGTCGATTGATATGTTTTCTGGTCAGATGGGGCCTAGGGTTGCTGGTTTGTTGAATATACCGCAGATAACATATGCGCAGAATGTAGTTGTTGAGAAGGATAAGGTTGTTTCTGAGAGGAACCTTGGTGATAAGGCTGTGACAATTGAGTCGCCTTATCCTGTGCTTATTACTGTTACTAAGGAGATTAATCAGCCTCGTTTGCCTAGTCTTATGCAGATTTTGGCATCGTCTTCTAAACCTATTCATAAGTGGTCTGCTAGTGATGTTGCTTCTGGTAAGCTTGAGCCGAAGATTAAAACAGTTGACATTAAGGGTGTGCCGATGGTGCGGAAAAACGTGATATTCCACGATGATCTTGATCAGTGTGTTAACAAGCTTGTTGATGAGCTTGCTAAGGTTGGAGTGTTGAGGTGA
- a CDS encoding 4-hydroxyphenylacetate 3-hydroxylase N-terminal domain-containing protein, with product MRTPEEYKKSLRQMRPNVYKFGELIKDVTTHPATRRTVEGHAQIFAASLKPEYQDILTTKSSLTGERVSRYLSILGSAEDMFANLRMKRLMFNLTGTCTGGRCAGFNAINAMWATTYDMDQDLGTDYHKRLQGWLKDAQKKDITLSGALTDPKGDRSKTPTQQNDPDLSLHVVDKNDEGIVVRGAKVMICGVAAANEVFVMPGTGYKEPDKDYAVSFAIPRDAENLTVVETRRPSDNRELEEGFDIPVEMGGITQAYLLFDDVFVPKERVFMCGEYDYTTRAVMNFIAPYRSAIGGCVAGQGDVMVGAAALMARANGLSEKVFREKITQMVINNETTFGMGIAASALGKKHPSGVWIPDMLLSNVNKVHVATLPYETKRITQDIAGGIAETGCLPSCKDLNDLKYGKMLKKYLKANCDGETRARIARLIEWLTIGAGVPGCMHGGGSPDGAKLVISSKTDIEHYIELAKRIADIKEDIRVESKKK from the coding sequence ATGAGGACTCCTGAGGAGTATAAAAAAAGTCTTAGGCAGATGAGACCTAATGTTTACAAGTTTGGTGAGCTTATAAAGGATGTTACAACACATCCTGCTACAAGGAGGACTGTTGAGGGGCATGCCCAGATTTTTGCTGCTAGCCTCAAACCTGAGTACCAGGATATTCTTACAACCAAATCTAGTTTAACTGGTGAAAGAGTTTCTCGTTATCTTTCTATTCTTGGTAGCGCGGAGGACATGTTTGCTAACCTGCGTATGAAACGTCTTATGTTTAATCTTACAGGTACTTGTACTGGTGGTCGCTGCGCTGGTTTCAACGCTATTAATGCTATGTGGGCTACAACATATGACATGGATCAAGACCTGGGTACAGATTACCATAAAAGGTTGCAGGGTTGGTTGAAGGATGCACAGAAAAAAGACATAACATTGTCTGGTGCGTTAACAGACCCTAAAGGGGATCGGTCTAAGACGCCGACGCAGCAAAACGACCCTGATCTCAGTTTACATGTTGTAGATAAAAACGATGAGGGTATTGTTGTGAGAGGGGCAAAGGTTATGATATGTGGTGTAGCTGCGGCTAACGAAGTTTTTGTGATGCCAGGCACAGGGTATAAAGAGCCTGATAAAGACTATGCTGTTTCATTTGCTATCCCAAGGGATGCTGAGAATCTTACTGTTGTTGAAACTAGGAGGCCAAGTGATAATCGTGAACTTGAGGAAGGTTTTGACATACCAGTTGAGATGGGTGGTATAACACAGGCTTACTTGTTGTTTGATGATGTTTTTGTACCAAAAGAACGTGTTTTCATGTGCGGTGAATATGATTACACGACCAGGGCAGTGATGAATTTCATAGCACCATATCGCTCAGCTATAGGTGGATGCGTAGCTGGTCAAGGTGATGTCATGGTTGGTGCAGCAGCGCTTATGGCACGCGCAAATGGTTTATCTGAAAAAGTTTTTAGAGAAAAAATCACTCAGATGGTAATAAACAATGAGACTACCTTTGGTATGGGTATCGCTGCTAGTGCACTTGGTAAGAAACACCCCTCTGGTGTCTGGATACCTGATATGCTTTTATCAAATGTGAACAAGGTTCATGTAGCAACCTTGCCATATGAGACTAAGAGGATAACACAGGATATAGCTGGTGGTATAGCTGAGACAGGATGCCTCCCATCTTGTAAGGACTTGAATGACCTGAAGTATGGTAAGATGCTTAAAAAATATCTTAAGGCAAACTGTGATGGCGAAACCAGAGCAAGGATAGCGCGTCTTATAGAGTGGCTGACAATTGGTGCTGGTGTACCTGGTTGTATGCATGGTGGTGGTTCACCAGATGGTGCTAAGCTTGTGATCAGTTCTAAAACAGATATAGAACATTATATTGAACTGGCGAAACGCATTGCTGACATAAAAGAGGATATAAGGGTTGAGTCTAAGAAAAAATAG
- a CDS encoding electron transfer flavoprotein subunit alpha/FixB family protein, with protein sequence MVLVYSDDKKLTLELLNKGKELAKELHKKVIAVCIGHDSFAKDYLEHGADSVIAAEADLHTFKAEEYASILEKIVKENNVEVVLIGSNKNGKELAARLSAKLDTGCVTDCTNVYVKDKKIVTERMVYSGNAIAVEQFLSHPQIVTIPPKAFNPLPKTEGHKGEVIKKKYDFERSPSKITKVQEMKTEGVNVEDAEIIVSCGRGFKNKDDIRLVRELADALKGRTIGCSRPIAADLKWLSEDHWIGLSGHKVKPKLYIACGISGQIQHIAGMRDSGVVVAINKDPEALIFKSADYGIVGDLYQVLPKLTNAIREKMG encoded by the coding sequence ATGGTGCTTGTTTATTCTGATGATAAGAAACTTACACTGGAGTTACTGAACAAGGGAAAAGAACTTGCAAAAGAGTTACATAAAAAAGTAATAGCTGTTTGTATAGGTCATGATTCTTTTGCTAAAGATTATCTTGAGCATGGTGCTGATAGTGTTATAGCTGCTGAGGCTGATCTTCATACTTTCAAGGCTGAGGAGTATGCTAGTATACTTGAGAAGATAGTAAAAGAGAACAATGTTGAGGTTGTTCTTATTGGTTCTAATAAAAATGGTAAAGAGCTTGCTGCTCGTCTCTCAGCAAAATTGGATACAGGTTGTGTAACTGATTGCACAAATGTTTATGTTAAAGACAAAAAGATTGTTACTGAGCGCATGGTTTATAGTGGTAACGCTATCGCTGTTGAACAGTTCCTATCACATCCACAGATTGTTACTATACCACCGAAAGCATTTAATCCTCTGCCGAAAACTGAGGGGCACAAAGGTGAGGTTATAAAAAAGAAGTATGATTTTGAGAGATCGCCCTCTAAGATTACGAAGGTTCAGGAGATGAAAACCGAGGGTGTGAACGTTGAGGATGCTGAGATCATTGTTTCATGCGGTCGTGGTTTCAAAAACAAGGATGACATAAGACTTGTGCGGGAATTAGCTGATGCGCTGAAGGGTAGGACTATTGGTTGTAGTCGTCCTATTGCTGCTGATCTAAAATGGCTTTCTGAGGATCATTGGATTGGTTTGTCTGGTCATAAGGTGAAACCGAAGTTGTACATAGCATGTGGTATCTCTGGTCAGATACAGCATATAGCTGGTATGCGTGATTCAGGTGTAGTTGTTGCAATAAACAAGGACCCGGAGGCTCTTATCTTTAAATCAGCTGATTACGGTATTGTTGGTGACCTGTATCAGGTACTACCTAAGCTTACTAATGCTATTAGAGAGAAGATGGGATAA
- a CDS encoding cation-efflux pump: MDKKRRLSFILDYGDINDSTVRVKYGYLEGTVSIVGNSLLFVMKLTLGLFLNSIALIADSVHTLSDVSTSAVVIFGFKVSKKPSDKEHPFGHGRAEYIATLVIAILLVVTGLGFIQQSIERLINTVTITNLDYAVPFGIILIVSALVKEWMARFSFAIGKKINSDILIADAWHHRSDALASVGVGISLIGSYYGYVILDPIFGVIVSLIIIYVAISLGKTSSNYLMGQAPDKDLVDTIRELAKSVNGVKGVHSISVHDYGNSKVITFHAEIENNLMMDEAHTIADELENKILEKTNHSTIIHVEPKEMHYESRIKERIIEKILEGEKGIISFHNVRVIRRKDKDDIKMHLVVDKDMAVKESHNLSDKLESIIRREYGPCNLDIHFDPCSKECNVCLMPCKKRS, from the coding sequence ATGGATAAAAAGAGGAGACTAAGTTTTATACTGGATTATGGGGACATAAATGATTCTACGGTGAGGGTCAAATATGGTTATCTTGAAGGTACTGTAAGCATTGTTGGAAATTCTTTGCTTTTTGTAATGAAACTAACCTTGGGTTTATTTCTTAATAGTATAGCATTAATAGCTGATTCAGTTCATACATTGTCAGATGTGTCAACATCAGCTGTTGTTATATTTGGTTTTAAGGTATCAAAAAAACCTTCTGATAAGGAACATCCGTTTGGGCATGGTCGAGCGGAGTATATTGCTACACTTGTTATCGCGATATTGCTAGTTGTCACAGGTCTTGGTTTTATACAACAATCTATAGAGAGACTCATTAATACTGTAACAATAACTAATCTTGATTATGCGGTACCATTTGGTATCATCCTTATTGTTTCTGCACTTGTAAAAGAGTGGATGGCGCGTTTCTCATTTGCTATAGGGAAAAAAATCAACAGCGATATTCTTATTGCGGATGCATGGCATCATCGTAGTGATGCACTAGCATCAGTTGGTGTTGGAATAAGTTTGATTGGATCTTATTATGGATATGTGATATTAGACCCGATTTTTGGTGTCATTGTATCATTGATAATTATATATGTTGCTATCAGCTTGGGGAAAACCTCATCTAACTATCTTATGGGGCAGGCGCCTGACAAAGATCTAGTAGATACCATTAGGGAGTTAGCGAAATCAGTAAACGGGGTGAAAGGTGTTCATAGTATATCTGTGCATGATTATGGTAACAGCAAGGTTATAACATTCCATGCAGAGATTGAAAATAACCTGATGATGGATGAAGCACATACTATTGCTGATGAGCTTGAAAACAAGATCTTGGAAAAAACAAATCATTCGACAATAATCCATGTGGAACCAAAAGAGATGCATTATGAAAGCAGAATTAAAGAAAGAATCATTGAGAAAATACTTGAGGGGGAAAAAGGAATTATTTCTTTCCACAATGTGCGGGTTATCAGGAGAAAAGATAAGGATGATATAAAAATGCATCTTGTTGTAGATAAGGATATGGCGGTGAAAGAATCACATAACCTCTCTGATAAACTAGAGTCGATAATAAGGAGGGAATACGGTCCGTGTAATCTGGATATACATTTTGATCCATGTAGTAAAGAATGCAATGTGTGTTTGATGCCTTGTAAAAAAAGATCATAG